The Mauremys reevesii isolate NIE-2019 linkage group 21, ASM1616193v1, whole genome shotgun sequence genome has a window encoding:
- the KIAA2013 gene encoding uncharacterized protein KIAA2013 homolog: MWLQQRLKGFPGLLSSSWARRLLALLGFLLVAYWYLGGARPRLRLPWGAGEPRGGEAGLCLQAETRAWPGLEERGDALRLRLAGDGAQEAPGGHPALVGNGFLLLDVAANRLWVAAGASAAGPAHATDYPALVQLKAVSGQAEARAAAVVLRDGAVRRVRCIQSGPGAAAAQSRDCVTVREELLAHRSRPHLYLQRIHISNPTERVTAFEASTPSSALGAKFATSLEKVGDRQFLLSSGRVLLAGSSKVVLVVVAAKKLVTRVQVAPKSQFHETVLSVVYTSEPIETSSLEETFSKLRELAKKEMLEVMQMGVEDLFQEHQQTWSDLFISGVEMRKITDSHTPSSKTVNMTLYYVLACMPAPLLDPLISGEDREKMEANLNYADHCFSGHATMHAENLWPEKLSSVPQILQLSDLWKLTLQKRGCKSLVAAGVHGLMQGMVLSFGGLQFTENHLQFQADPDVLHNSYSLRGIHYNKDLINLAVLLDAEGKPFLHVSVKFQDKPVRLYACEAGCLNEPVELTSELRGHTFPVMVTQPITPLLYISTDLTHLQDLRHTLHLKAILAHEEHMAKQYPGLPFLFWFSVASLITLFHLFLFKLIYNEYCGPGAKPLFRSKEDPSV, from the exons atgtggctgcagcagcggctgAAGGGCTTCCCGGGGCTgctctccagcagctgggcccggcgcctcctggccctgctcggCTTCCTGCTCGTCGCCTACTGGTACCTGGGGGGCGCCCGGCCGCGGCTGCGCCTGCCCTGGGGCGCCGGGGAGCCGCGGGGCGGGGAGGCCGGGCTCTGCCTCCAGGCCGAGACGCGGGCCTGGCCGGGGCTGGAGGAGCGCGGCGATGCCCTGAGGCTGCGCCTCGCCGGGGACGGCGCCCAGGAGGCTCCCGGGGGGCACCCGGCCCTCGTGGGCAACGGCTTCCTCCTGCTGGACGTGGCCGCCAACCGGCTCTGGGTGGCCGCCGGGGCCTCGGCGGCCGGCCCGGCCCACGCCACCGACTACCCGGCGCTGGTGCAGCTCAAGGCGGTGAGCGGCCAAGCTGAGGCCCGGGCCGCGGCCGTGGTGCTGAGGGACGGGGCGGTGCGGCGGGTCCGCTGTATCCAGAGCGGGCCGGGGGCGGCTGCAGCGCAGAGCCGCGACTGCGTGACGGTCcgggaggagctgctggctcaCCGCAGCCGGCCCCATCTCTACCTGCAGCGGATCCACATCTCCAACCCCACCGAGAGGGTCACCGCCTTCGAGGCCTCCACCccttcctctgccctgggagccaAGTTCGCCACCAGCCTGGAGAAGGTGGGGGACCGGCAATTCCTGCTCTCCTCTGGCCGGGTGCTCCTCGCTGGCAGCTCCaaggtggtgctggtggtggtggctgcCAAGAAACTGGTGACCCGGGTGCAGGTGGCACCCAAGTCTCAGTTCCACGAGACAGTGCTGTCCGTGGTATACACCTCAGAGCCCATCGAGACCTCCAGCCTGGAGGAGACCTTCAGCAagctgagggagttggctaaGAAGGAGATGCTGGAGGTGATGCAGATGGGGGTTGAGGACCTGTTCCAGGAGCACCAGCAGACTTGGTCCGATTTGTTTATTTCAG GGGTTGAAATGAGAAAGATTACAGATTCCCATACACCATCCAGCAAGACCGTCAATATGACTCTCTACTATGTCCTAGCCTGCATGCCAGCTCCTCTGCTGGACCCACTCATCAGTGgtgaggacagagaaaaaatggAAGCCAACTTGAACTATGCCGACCACTGCTTCAGTGGCCATGCAACCATGCATGCAGAGAACCTGTGGCCTGAGAAGCTATCCAGTGTTCCTCAGATCCTGCAGCTCTCAGACTTGTGGAAGCTGACTCTCCAGAAGCGAGGATGCAAGAGCTTGGTGGCGGCTGGGGTCCATGGTCTCATGCAGGGGATGGTGCTCAGCTTTGGAGGTCTGCAGTTCACAGAAAACCACCTCCAGTTTCAGGCTGACCCTGATGTGCTTCACAACAGCTATTCCCTGCGTGGGATCCACTATAACAAGGACCTGATTAACCTGGCTGTTCTGCTGGATGCTGAAGGAAAGCCCTTCCTGCATGTGTCTGTGAAGTTCCAGGACAAGCCAGTTAGGCTGTATGCTTGTGAGGCAGGCTGCTTGAACGAGCCTGTGGAGTTGACCTCTGAGCTGCGGGGTCACACCTTCCCTGTCATGGTGACTCAGCCTATCACACCATTACTTTATATATCTACAGACCTGACCCATCTGCAGGACCTGAGACACACGCTACATCTGAAAGCTATCCTGGCCCATGAGGAGCACATGGCCAAGCAGTACCCAGGTTTACCCTTCCTGTTCTGGTTCAGTGTGGCCTCCTTAATCACACTCTTCCACCTGTTTCTGTTCAAACTCATCTACAATGAATACTGTGGGCCAGGAGCCAAGCCGCTCTTCAGGAGTAAG GAAGATCCCAGTGTCTGA